A single genomic interval of Scylla paramamosain isolate STU-SP2022 chromosome 4, ASM3559412v1, whole genome shotgun sequence harbors:
- the LOC135100126 gene encoding uncharacterized protein LOC135100126: MAWKERMDTEGATQEDEGLGVLFEEPDEKGTNPDCASGEPVVGQVEPNLDFLVEKSELIKAQESDESLKSAWNEAKMLGELDNEYVGYYVNNGVLMRSWRPLTAPTSDHWMVKRQIVVPRVYRKKILEMAHEGNLAGHLGVRKTLGKILCHFYWPRVRGDVKEFCKTCGLCQKVGNPNQVIRPAPLHPIPVVDEPFSKVVIDCVGPLPRTRRGNQYLLTIMCMSSRFPEAIPLRSINSKKIVRELVKFFSWVGIPKVLQSDQGSNFTSRAFKEILRGLKIEQRLSSAYHPQSQGCVERFHQTLKNTLRMYCEEMSVQWDEALPLALFALRDSVQESTGFSPFELVYGHEVNGPLRMVKEKWLGAEEPHTVVKYVSDFKDRLMRARKIARENLKNSRSEMKGWYDKKARDRSFQPGDKVLVLFPLQGDPFKARFSGPWEIERKMSDVNYIVKTPGRKKKNQLCHVNMLKPFHERDRENGGDVVVGVRTVSVVNATTEAEEKWSEVKLSRCEGMVLENSAVLGNLNDKLGHMELEKKERIREIIERFNSLFPDAPRKTNVVVHDVDVGEAEPIKQHLYRVNPQKREIMRKEVEYMLENDLIEPSESPWSSPCVLVPKPGQESFRFCTDYRKVNMVTKPDAYPIPRVDDCIDHVGSANFITKIDLLKGYWQVGLTERAKAISAFVTMDGLYQYKVLPFGMKNSGSSFQRLMNRILKGLKGCSVYIDDILLYTESWEEHVQLLEEVFRRLDDANLTVNLAKSNFVQANVEYLGFKVGKGEVRTVEAKVKDIVNLPPPTNRNEILRFLLAS, translated from the coding sequence ATGGCCTGGAAGGAACGCATGGACACCGAGGGAGCAACGCAGGAGGACGAAGGCCTGGGCGTTCTGTTTGAGGaacctgatgaaaaaggaaCTAACCCGGATTGCGCGAGTGGTGAACCGGTTGTAGGCCAGGTGGAGCCCAACCTTGATTTTCTGGTAGAAAAGAGCGAGTTGATAAAAGCTCAGGAGAGTGATGAAAGCTTGAAGTCTGCTTGGAATGAGGCTAAAATGCTGGGTGAGCTGGACAATGAGTACGTGGGCTACTACGTGAATAACGGGGTATTAATGAGAAGTTGGAGGCCCCTGACAGCCCCAACCTCTGATCACTGGATGGTGAAAAGGCAGATTGTGGTGCCACGGgtatataggaagaaaattttggagATGGCACACGAAGGTAATCTAGCAGGACACCTGGGGGTCAGAAAAACCCTAGGAAAAATCCTGTGTCATTTTTACTGGCccagagtgagaggtgatgtgaaaGAGTTTTGTAAAACTTGTGGTTTGTGTCAGAAGGTGGGCAATCCGAACCAGGTGATTCGCCCTGCCCCCCTTCACCCTATACCTGTGGTCGACGAGCCTTTCAGTAAGGTGGTGATAGACTGTGTAGGTCCTTTACCAAGGACCCGGAGGGGAAACCAGTACTTGCTGACTATTATGTGTATGTCATCCAGGTTTCCTGAGGCCATTCCCCTCAGGAGtataaactctaaaaaaatTGTGAGGGAACTGGTGAAATTTTTCTCCTGGGTGGGAATTCCTAAGGTGTTGCAGTCAGACCAGGgaagtaatttcacttctcGTGCGTTCAAGGAAATCCTAAGGGGTCTAAAGATTGAACAGAGACTGTCGAGTGCTTATCACCCTCAGTCTCAGGGTTGTGTAGAAAGATTTCACCaaactcttaaaaacactctcaggatgtattgtgaggagatgagtgttcAGTGGGATGAGGCATTGCCACTAGCCTTGTTCGCGTTAAGGGACAGTGTGCAGGAGTCAACTGGTTTCAGCCCATTTGAGTTAGTGTATGGGCATGAGGTGAACGGTCCTTtaaggatggtgaaagaaaaatggttaggaGCAGAGGAACCTCATACTGTGGTGAAATATGTATCTGATTTCAAGGACAGATTGATGAGAGCTAGGAAAATTGCTCgggaaaatttgaaaaatagtcgGAGTGAGATGAAAGGCTGGTATGACAAGAAGGCGAGGGACAGATCTTTCCAGCCTGGGGACAAGGTATTGGTTCTTTTCCCATTGCAGGGTGATCCTTTCAAAGCCAGGTTCAGCGGGCCTtgggagattgagaggaaaatgagtgatgtgaattacattgtaaaaactccagggaggaagaaaaagaaccagtTGTGTCATGTAAACATGTTGAAGCCATTTCatgaaagggacagagaaaatggaggtgatGTAGTAGTGGGAGTAAGAACTGTGAGTGTTGTAAATGCAACCActgaggcggaagagaagtggTCCGAAGTGAAACTGAGTAGGTGTGAAGGGATGGTGCTAGAGAACTCAGCTGTGTTAGGGAATTTAAATGATAAACTGGGGCACATGGAgctagagaagaaggaaagaattaggGAGATAATTGAAAGATTCAATTCTTTGTTCCCTGATGCACCTAGAAAAACGAATGTGGTGGTGCACGATGTGGATGTTGGGGAGGCTGAACCCATCAAACAGCATCTCTACAGAGTTAACCCGCAGAAAAGAGAGATcatgagaaaagaagtagagtaTATGCTGGAAAACGACTTGATTGAGCCCAGTGAGAGCCCATGGAGTTCGCCATGTGTACTGGTGCCCAAGCCTGGTCAAGAGAGTTTCCGTTTTTGTACGGACTATAGGAAGGTTAacatggtgacaaaacctgatgCTTACCCTATCCCTAGAGTTGATGACTGTATAGATCATGTGGGAAGTGCcaacttcataacaaaaattgaCTTGTTAAAGGGGTACTGGCAAGTAGGACTCACTGAGAGGGCAAAAGCCATATCAGCTTTTGTCACCATGGATGGATTATACCAGTACAAAGTTCTTCCGTTTGGGATGAAGAACAGTGGGAGTTCTTTTCAGAGGTTAATGAACAGAATACTGAAGGGATTGAAGGGATGTTCTGTGTACATAGACGACATATTGTTGTACACTGAGAGTTGGGAAGAGCATGtgcagctgctggaggaagtATTCAGAAGGCTGGATGATGCCAACCTTACTGTCAACTTAGCAAAAAGTAATTTCGTGCAAGCTAATGTGGAGTACTTAGGTTTCAAGGTTGGaaaaggtgaagtgagaaccgTGGAAGCCAAGGTGAAAGACATTGTaaatctccctccacccaccaataGGAATGAGATACTGAGATTCTTATTGGCCAGTTGA